In one Desulfuribacillus stibiiarsenatis genomic region, the following are encoded:
- a CDS encoding 6-phosphofructokinase, producing MSLNKINSNIKKIGVLTGGGDAPGLNAVIRAVVKSAIRQYGLEVVGFINGFSGIIHKDYRELTEANVSGILPRGGTILGTTNRDNPFRYAVEINGEKTFQDVSDQAIENLKDLGIDALAIIGGDGSLAIAYEFYKKGIPVVGIPKTIDNDLSATDVTFGFDTALTTASEAIDKLHTTAESHHRVMILEVMGRYAGWIALHAGIAGGADVILLPEKPFTIERICAKIQERSNMGKKFSIVVVAEGAKLESGEMVVQRMVHESHDPVRLGGIGNRIGEDIERCTGMETRVTVLGHLQRGGSPTAYDRILGTRFGVKAVELLVDGKYGHMVALKGAEVQEVTLDSAISQLKQVDPHGELVRAAEAVGVSFG from the coding sequence ATGAGTCTAAATAAAATAAATTCGAACATTAAAAAAATTGGAGTACTCACAGGCGGTGGTGATGCACCGGGACTAAATGCTGTAATTCGAGCAGTTGTGAAAAGTGCAATTCGCCAATATGGTCTGGAAGTTGTGGGCTTTATCAATGGATTCTCAGGAATTATTCATAAAGATTATAGAGAACTGACGGAGGCTAATGTGTCCGGTATTCTTCCACGAGGTGGGACAATCTTGGGGACTACTAATCGAGATAATCCATTCCGCTATGCCGTAGAAATTAACGGTGAGAAAACATTTCAAGATGTATCCGACCAAGCCATTGAGAACTTAAAAGACCTAGGTATTGATGCACTCGCAATTATTGGGGGAGACGGTAGTCTAGCAATTGCATACGAGTTTTATAAAAAAGGAATCCCTGTCGTAGGTATACCAAAGACAATTGACAATGACCTATCTGCAACGGATGTGACGTTTGGGTTTGATACGGCTTTAACTACTGCGTCGGAAGCTATTGATAAGCTACATACGACAGCAGAGTCACACCACCGTGTGATGATTCTAGAGGTGATGGGACGATATGCGGGTTGGATTGCGCTGCATGCAGGTATTGCAGGTGGTGCGGATGTAATCTTGCTACCAGAGAAACCGTTTACCATCGAACGGATCTGCGCCAAGATTCAAGAAAGATCGAATATGGGCAAGAAGTTCAGTATTGTTGTGGTTGCTGAAGGAGCGAAATTAGAAAGTGGCGAAATGGTCGTCCAGCGCATGGTGCATGAAAGCCATGATCCAGTTCGTTTAGGTGGTATAGGGAATCGTATAGGAGAAGATATTGAGCGTTGTACAGGGATGGAGACAAGAGTGACGGTACTAGGTCACTTACAGCGTGGGGGATCCCCAACGGCATATGATCGAATCTTAGGAACGCGTTTTGGCGTGAAAGCTGTTGAATTATTAGTAGATGGCAAATATGGTCACATGGTTGCCCTTAAAGGAGCAGAGGTTCAAGAAGTTACCTTAGATTCCGCAATAAGCCAATTGAAACAAGTAGATCCACATGGAGAACTTGTTCGTGCAGCAGAAGCTGTAGGTGTTAGCTTTGGCTAG
- a CDS encoding ABC transporter substrate-binding protein, whose translation MGKYKIILYVLLIVIIASAFSVFLKFQTNTSSIRIGLTTALTGESSNLGFASRNGLLLAVEEINLAGGVNGRNFEVTLLDDQGKAGVALDHTKSLLAQGINLLLGHITSNSATDVIPLINKENALLISPTISHDGYLYHDDNFMSINVPASEQGDLIVQHIVSTNPTPRIVVLYDQNNPFFAQSIYEKCATLLKEKNIEILSVQSFQSITEIPQIISDLLQDNPTNIILIQSVSDLIITTNQVKKVTPNITIHTTMWGMASEVIHGYGESMENVYGVYAIDPNSTYSKYIDFKNKYYEKYQMEPNFAAVYTYDAVRLLAEAIAHAESTDPAEVKQAILSIKAFKGINSDYEMHALGVASREIFMIHIKDGETVSLP comes from the coding sequence ATGGGGAAATATAAAATCATTTTATACGTTCTTTTAATCGTTATAATTGCTAGTGCTTTCTCCGTTTTTTTGAAATTTCAAACCAATACATCGTCTATTAGAATCGGGCTTACTACTGCATTGACGGGAGAATCTTCTAATTTGGGTTTTGCCAGTCGTAACGGGCTGCTATTAGCAGTGGAGGAGATAAATCTTGCGGGTGGGGTTAACGGTAGAAACTTTGAAGTAACGCTCTTAGATGACCAAGGGAAGGCTGGCGTTGCACTAGATCATACAAAATCTCTCCTTGCTCAAGGAATTAACTTACTACTTGGACACATTACTTCGAATTCAGCAACGGATGTAATCCCTCTTATAAATAAGGAGAATGCGTTATTGATATCTCCTACTATTAGTCATGACGGATACCTTTATCATGATGATAATTTCATGTCTATCAATGTTCCGGCATCAGAACAGGGAGATTTGATTGTTCAACACATTGTATCTACGAATCCAACACCAAGAATTGTTGTGCTCTACGACCAGAACAACCCATTCTTTGCGCAAAGTATCTATGAAAAATGTGCTACTCTATTAAAAGAGAAAAACATAGAGATTCTATCGGTTCAGTCCTTCCAATCTATTACGGAAATTCCTCAGATTATTAGCGATCTACTACAAGACAATCCTACCAATATAATCTTGATTCAAAGCGTCTCAGATTTAATTATAACTACGAATCAAGTAAAAAAAGTCACCCCCAATATAACGATACATACAACAATGTGGGGTATGGCGTCAGAGGTTATTCATGGTTATGGTGAGAGTATGGAGAATGTATATGGTGTATATGCAATTGACCCCAACAGTACCTATTCGAAATATATAGATTTTAAGAATAAATATTATGAGAAATACCAAATGGAACCTAATTTTGCGGCTGTTTATACATATGATGCCGTGAGACTGCTAGCAGAAGCAATCGCTCACGCAGAATCAACGGATCCTGCAGAAGTTAAACAAGCGATACTGTCGATAAAAGCATTTAAAGGGATAAACAGCGATTATGAAATGCATGCGTTAGGGGTTGCTTCTAGAGAAATATTCATGATTCATATCAAAGATGGGGAAACAGTATCGTTACCATAA
- a CDS encoding heparan-alpha-glucosaminide N-acetyltransferase, translating to MEQLQRELNRIWEIDVLRALAICLMVIYHTVYDLNVFVNVAIDYTSTFWFWEGKIAALIFIFVSGISSGLSSRNIVYTGLKILIFAMVITVVTYLVLGDEYIRYGILHFLGTCMVLFPLLKRFDVWGLTVIAIVIFVMFLAFREMLVDTFWFLPIGIAYAGFRSVDFYPLFPYLSVYICGVISYKLYYYKKKSLFSYSYSNPFVQKISKHSLLIYIVHQPIIIGVILFFDLLFNMFIMSKV from the coding sequence ATGGAGCAGTTACAACGAGAATTAAACAGAATATGGGAAATAGATGTTCTTAGAGCGCTTGCGATATGTCTTATGGTTATTTATCACACCGTCTATGATTTGAATGTATTTGTTAACGTTGCAATTGATTACACATCAACGTTCTGGTTTTGGGAAGGAAAGATAGCCGCTTTAATATTTATATTTGTATCAGGTATTAGCAGTGGGTTATCGAGTCGTAATATTGTGTATACTGGACTCAAAATCCTTATATTTGCTATGGTCATTACTGTTGTCACTTATCTTGTCTTAGGAGACGAATATATAAGATATGGCATACTTCATTTCTTGGGAACATGCATGGTGCTATTTCCGTTACTCAAAAGATTTGATGTATGGGGTCTAACGGTAATTGCAATAGTGATTTTTGTTATGTTTTTAGCATTTCGTGAAATGTTAGTAGACACATTTTGGTTCCTTCCAATAGGTATTGCTTATGCTGGGTTTCGTTCAGTAGATTTTTATCCTTTATTTCCATATCTCTCCGTCTATATATGTGGCGTCATTAGCTATAAACTATATTATTATAAGAAAAAAAGTTTGTTCTCCTACAGCTACTCAAATCCTTTCGTTCAAAAAATAAGTAAACATTCCTTGTTGATTTATATCGTTCACCAACCCATTATCATAGGGGTGATTTTATTTTTCGACTTACTTTTTAATATGTTTATCATGAGCAAGGTATAA
- a CDS encoding glutamine synthetase III family protein, translated as MCANPIEQFGSNVFNEAVMKERLPKNVFKALKKTINEGLPLEETVADVVANAMKDWAVEKGATHYTHWFQPMTGITAEKHDSFLSPKADGTAIVEFSGKELIKGEPDASSFPSGGLRATFEARGYTAWDCTSPAFLKEDTAGVTLCIPTAFVSYTGEALDKKTPLLRSMEAINKQALRVLKTFGSSASKVITTVGPEQEYFLVDRNLFKQRKDLVLTGRTLFGAMPAKGQELEDHYFGTIKERIAGFMKELDKELWKLGVTAKTKHNEVAPAQHELAPIFGTTNVATDHNQLVMEMLQKIANRHGLTCLLHEKPFAGVNGSGKHNNWSLSTDEGQNLLEPGTNPHENIQFLVFLCAVIKAVDEYQDLMRVSASNAGNDHRLGANEAPPAIISIFLGDQLTDILEQLKNGGLKSSKQGGQLLAGVSSLPALPKDNTDRNRTSPFAFTGNKFEFRMVASSLSIAGPNVVLNTITAEILSQIADELEKATDFNAKVEEILRGIVNKHERIIFNGNGYSDEWVVEAEKRGLSNIRSNVEAVPALITEKAIEVFEKHKVLSKVELESRYEILLEQYIKQINIEALTMIEMASRQIVPSVINFTTSLANSINAIKSTGVNADLSAQEDLLVVVSSLLATMNKSIATLQAAVAKAADMHGDTYNQALAYKDEVFAAMNALRAVADEVETKVDATLWPFPTYSELLFNV; from the coding sequence ATGTGTGCAAATCCAATTGAGCAATTCGGGTCTAACGTGTTTAATGAAGCTGTGATGAAAGAAAGATTACCAAAAAATGTATTCAAGGCTTTAAAGAAGACTATTAACGAAGGCCTTCCTCTTGAGGAGACAGTAGCGGACGTTGTAGCGAATGCTATGAAAGATTGGGCAGTAGAAAAAGGGGCAACTCACTACACGCATTGGTTCCAACCGATGACAGGTATTACTGCTGAAAAGCATGATTCATTCCTTTCTCCAAAGGCTGATGGCACTGCAATTGTTGAGTTTTCTGGAAAAGAATTGATTAAAGGTGAACCGGATGCATCTTCATTCCCTTCTGGTGGTTTACGTGCAACTTTTGAAGCAAGAGGATATACAGCGTGGGATTGCACATCGCCTGCATTCTTAAAAGAAGATACGGCTGGTGTAACATTATGTATTCCAACTGCTTTCGTTTCTTATACTGGGGAAGCATTAGATAAGAAGACTCCGCTTCTAAGATCAATGGAAGCTATTAATAAGCAAGCGCTGCGCGTACTTAAGACTTTTGGCAGCTCGGCTTCAAAGGTAATTACTACGGTGGGACCTGAGCAGGAATATTTCTTAGTTGATAGGAACTTATTCAAGCAACGTAAAGATTTAGTTTTAACGGGACGCACATTATTTGGTGCTATGCCTGCTAAAGGTCAGGAATTAGAAGATCATTATTTCGGTACAATCAAAGAGCGCATCGCTGGGTTCATGAAAGAATTAGACAAAGAGCTTTGGAAACTAGGTGTTACTGCTAAGACGAAGCATAATGAAGTAGCTCCAGCACAACATGAGCTAGCTCCTATCTTTGGAACAACAAACGTAGCAACTGACCACAACCAATTAGTAATGGAAATGCTTCAAAAGATTGCAAATCGTCACGGGTTAACGTGCTTACTTCATGAGAAACCGTTTGCTGGTGTTAACGGTTCAGGAAAGCACAATAACTGGTCGTTAAGCACAGACGAAGGGCAGAACCTGTTAGAGCCAGGAACAAACCCTCATGAAAATATTCAATTCTTAGTATTCTTATGTGCTGTAATTAAAGCTGTAGACGAATACCAAGATCTAATGCGTGTCTCTGCATCAAATGCAGGAAATGATCACCGTCTGGGTGCAAACGAAGCTCCACCAGCAATTATTTCAATTTTCTTAGGAGATCAATTAACAGATATTCTTGAGCAATTGAAGAATGGCGGATTAAAGAGCTCTAAACAAGGTGGCCAATTATTAGCTGGCGTATCTTCATTACCGGCTTTACCGAAGGATAATACGGACCGTAACAGAACTTCACCGTTTGCGTTCACTGGTAATAAGTTTGAATTCCGTATGGTTGCTTCTTCTCTTTCTATTGCTGGGCCAAACGTAGTATTAAATACAATTACAGCTGAAATTCTATCACAGATTGCTGATGAGCTAGAGAAAGCTACAGACTTCAATGCGAAAGTGGAAGAAATTCTAAGAGGTATTGTCAATAAGCATGAACGTATTATCTTTAACGGCAACGGATATTCCGATGAATGGGTTGTAGAAGCTGAAAAGCGCGGACTATCTAATATTCGTTCAAACGTAGAAGCGGTTCCTGCTCTAATTACAGAGAAAGCAATTGAAGTATTCGAAAAGCATAAGGTATTAAGTAAAGTAGAACTTGAATCAAGATATGAAATTCTACTTGAGCAATACATTAAGCAAATTAACATCGAAGCGCTTACTATGATTGAAATGGCAAGTCGCCAAATTGTACCATCAGTAATTAACTTCACAACGAGCTTAGCGAATTCTATCAATGCGATTAAGTCAACTGGGGTAAATGCTGATTTAAGTGCTCAAGAAGATTTATTGGTAGTAGTGTCTAGTTTACTTGCTACTATGAATAAGAGCATTGCGACATTACAAGCTGCAGTAGCGAAAGCTGCCGATATGCATGGTGACACATACAATCAAGCATTAGCATATAAGGATGAAGTATTCGCTGCAATGAACGCACTTCGTGCAGTTGCTGATGAAGTAGAAACGAAAGTAGACGCAACTCTATGGCCGTTCCCAACTTACAGTGAATTACTTTTCAACGTGTAA
- a CDS encoding fluoroquinolone export ABC transporter permease subunit, with the protein MRVWNAILADVVFQWRQGFYYVYVFITLLYILIISQLPTEVARFVVPLVVYSDPSMIGFFFVGGIVMLEKLQGVLQYISVTPLRAREYLLAKVISLTFLAEVAGFAIAFLTSPVKFNWFVLALGIGLTSIFFTLFGFMLAVESQSINHYFLKVVPYILVLIVPCILMFIFPRVWILNIIPSVTGLKLVYGAFHGISSSSLAFYSIFLFSINGMFLWYLEKDFEQRIR; encoded by the coding sequence ATGAGAGTATGGAACGCAATATTGGCAGATGTAGTTTTCCAATGGCGACAGGGCTTTTATTATGTATATGTGTTTATAACATTGTTATATATTCTAATCATCAGCCAACTTCCTACAGAAGTGGCACGGTTTGTTGTGCCGCTAGTCGTTTACAGTGATCCTTCGATGATAGGTTTCTTTTTTGTCGGAGGGATTGTAATGCTAGAAAAATTGCAAGGAGTATTGCAGTATATATCTGTTACCCCACTACGTGCTAGAGAGTATTTACTGGCTAAGGTTATATCGCTCACTTTTTTGGCGGAGGTTGCTGGCTTTGCTATTGCATTTTTGACTAGTCCTGTGAAATTTAATTGGTTTGTCCTAGCTCTTGGAATCGGGCTAACGTCTATTTTCTTCACCTTATTTGGTTTCATGCTTGCTGTGGAAAGTCAATCTATCAATCATTACTTCTTAAAGGTCGTCCCGTATATACTCGTTCTTATCGTGCCATGCATATTGATGTTTATTTTCCCTAGGGTATGGATTCTTAACATCATACCGAGTGTAACAGGGCTAAAGCTTGTTTATGGGGCATTCCATGGAATTAGTAGTTCTTCGCTAGCGTTCTATAGCATATTTCTATTTAGTATTAATGGGATGTTCCTTTGGTATCTTGAGAAAGATTTCGAACAAAGGATTCGTTAG
- a CDS encoding GGDEF domain-containing phosphodiesterase, producing MWNFSLRQSLLAYYIIITSVILFIIGVAVNQIAVTYLHSGIENSIESVAEVVEHHTGEYFTQSSEFLYYVKNSIIESNTNDDQNLQFMLNQIHKNQFLFEAFEILDDSFKVNHVSPYNEIFIGLDRSKDINEKLLVSDSTGPKREGWTSTITSLYSKKVTLAHVIDLEDNRYLVGYLDLSNINLIGSQLDNEQLNISILDDKGIYITDNNILLTEQRAYHPDYSTLLNYYRNGQKFVAHDYLGIPSHIYINNVPKTNWLLVVAHSGDTVKQLSTDIRNAIVVVFSIAMLIIVLLTIISTRKILEPVHRIHDKFGELILDNKISLVEYSGYREFENIIKQFNDMLLKLKEKDTRIHKMVYFDSLTGLPNRKMIESKIEKLVNANTPFTIAYLDIDNFKFINDSLGHQAGDQFLIYMANIFKKSVKSNCLIARQGGDEFVLLFKDLSDEEEIRLEINQFVKGIQHIWEFNHYEFFISCSIGIVTFPKHGRDCATLFKNADIAMYRAKKEGKNKFIFYTEDILVDNNENIQMAKNIQSAIVNEQFELYYQPQVNLSDGVVEGFEALIRWKHPEKGFISPADFIPVAEETGQIFEIEKWVLINAIQQKKVFEEAGRPDLSISINLSSKTLTSDINFNEIEQMVRLFDVDFQSITLEITETAVLTNVELVVRRLNKLRQIGFKIALDDFGTGFSSLNHLKTLPIHIIKLDRSFIKSIENSDKDTKIIQSIIALAKDLEYKVVAEGIETEQQLEFLRQCGCMAGQGFLMSRPLPNEEVERLLENGITIGGANYESK from the coding sequence ATGTGGAATTTTTCTCTTCGACAATCTTTATTAGCATACTATATCATAATAACATCCGTTATCCTATTTATCATTGGAGTTGCGGTGAACCAGATAGCAGTTACTTATTTGCACTCAGGCATAGAAAACAGCATTGAATCTGTAGCGGAGGTAGTGGAGCATCATACTGGTGAGTATTTTACGCAATCATCAGAATTCCTGTATTATGTAAAAAATTCAATTATAGAATCGAATACTAATGATGATCAGAACTTACAATTTATGCTAAATCAAATTCACAAGAATCAATTTTTATTCGAAGCTTTTGAAATCCTTGATGATTCCTTTAAGGTTAATCATGTCAGCCCTTATAACGAAATTTTTATTGGGCTAGATCGTAGCAAAGATATTAATGAGAAATTGTTAGTTAGCGATTCGACGGGTCCTAAAAGAGAGGGGTGGACTTCTACCATCACTTCTCTTTATAGTAAAAAAGTGACCCTCGCGCATGTGATTGATTTGGAGGATAATCGATATCTCGTTGGATATTTAGATTTGTCGAATATTAATTTAATTGGTAGTCAACTTGATAACGAACAGTTAAATATTTCTATACTTGATGATAAAGGTATTTATATTACCGATAATAATATACTGCTTACAGAACAAAGGGCCTATCACCCAGATTATTCAACGTTATTAAATTATTATCGTAATGGACAAAAATTTGTTGCGCACGATTATTTGGGGATTCCTTCCCATATCTACATAAACAATGTACCAAAGACGAATTGGCTACTTGTAGTGGCACATTCAGGGGATACGGTAAAGCAATTATCAACAGATATTCGTAATGCTATAGTTGTTGTGTTTAGTATTGCTATGCTAATCATTGTCTTATTGACTATCATAAGCACCAGAAAAATTTTGGAGCCAGTACATCGAATCCATGATAAATTTGGAGAATTAATACTCGATAATAAAATATCTCTCGTAGAATACTCAGGGTATCGTGAGTTTGAGAATATTATTAAACAATTTAACGATATGTTATTAAAGCTTAAAGAAAAAGACACGAGAATACATAAAATGGTGTACTTTGATTCGTTGACTGGATTACCAAACCGCAAGATGATTGAATCGAAAATTGAAAAGCTGGTTAATGCCAATACACCTTTTACAATTGCGTATTTAGACATTGATAATTTTAAATTTATCAACGATTCATTGGGGCATCAAGCGGGAGATCAATTCCTCATTTATATGGCGAATATTTTCAAAAAATCAGTGAAATCAAACTGCCTAATTGCACGCCAAGGTGGGGATGAGTTTGTCCTTTTATTTAAAGACCTTAGTGATGAAGAAGAAATAAGACTGGAAATCAATCAATTCGTGAAAGGCATTCAACATATATGGGAATTCAATCACTATGAATTCTTTATTTCCTGTAGTATAGGCATTGTAACTTTCCCTAAGCATGGAAGAGATTGTGCCACACTGTTTAAGAATGCTGATATAGCCATGTATAGAGCGAAAAAGGAAGGAAAGAACAAATTTATTTTCTATACAGAAGATATCTTAGTAGATAATAACGAGAATATACAAATGGCGAAAAACATTCAAAGTGCCATTGTGAATGAGCAATTTGAGCTATATTATCAACCACAAGTAAATCTTTCCGATGGAGTAGTGGAAGGCTTTGAAGCATTGATACGTTGGAAACACCCAGAAAAAGGATTCATATCGCCAGCAGATTTTATTCCAGTTGCTGAAGAGACAGGACAAATCTTTGAGATAGAAAAATGGGTATTGATCAATGCTATCCAGCAAAAGAAAGTGTTTGAAGAGGCAGGACGACCAGACTTATCTATATCCATTAACCTTTCCAGTAAAACTTTGACGAGTGATATAAATTTTAATGAAATTGAACAGATGGTTCGCCTTTTTGACGTAGATTTTCAATCGATTACATTGGAGATTACAGAGACTGCAGTTTTGACGAACGTAGAATTGGTAGTCAGGCGGTTAAATAAACTAAGGCAAATAGGATTCAAAATTGCACTAGATGATTTCGGTACTGGCTTTTCGTCTTTAAACCATTTAAAAACGCTACCAATCCATATAATAAAGCTTGATCGTAGCTTCATTAAGAGTATTGAAAACAGTGATAAAGACACGAAGATTATTCAGTCGATTATTGCTTTAGCGAAGGACTTGGAATATAAGGTCGTAGCGGAAGGAATAGAAACAGAACAACAGTTAGAATTCTTAAGACAATGTGGTTGTATGGCTGGACAAGGTTTCTTAATGAGTAGACCACTGCCTAATGAAGAGGTAGAGCGCCTGTTAGAAAATGGGATAACAATTGGAGGAGCGAACTATGAGTCTAAATAA
- a CDS encoding cation diffusion facilitator family transporter — translation MGNHDHHNHQEHQDQHQCGHGHHHFHDVREGNKKGLIIAIIITASIMFLEFFGGLYTNSLALLSDAGHMLSDSSALLLSFVAIWFASRPATPNKTYGFYRFEILAALFNGITLFVIAGFIIHEAYQRILEPPTVAGGVMMLIAFIGLLANLLSAWVLMRKGDVKHNINMRSAYLHILGDALGSVGAIIAGFLMIAFSWYLADPIISVVVALLIIKSAWSIIVHSVNILMESAPSNISHTEIVEALEYIDGVLDVHDLHVWTITSGFPALSCHIRIQVGLDCQDILQKAIHTIEQRFKIDHVTIQIETDNIQHNDLVI, via the coding sequence ATGGGGAATCATGATCATCACAACCATCAAGAACATCAAGATCAACACCAATGTGGACATGGGCATCACCACTTTCATGATGTAAGAGAAGGGAATAAAAAAGGACTTATTATAGCAATCATCATCACAGCAAGTATTATGTTTTTAGAGTTTTTCGGAGGGTTATACACGAATAGCCTAGCACTATTATCAGATGCAGGTCACATGCTTAGTGATTCAAGTGCTCTACTACTTAGTTTTGTTGCCATTTGGTTTGCCTCAAGACCAGCAACGCCGAATAAAACCTATGGGTTTTACCGTTTTGAAATATTAGCTGCACTGTTTAATGGCATAACTTTATTTGTCATAGCTGGATTTATTATCCATGAAGCTTATCAAAGGATTCTTGAACCGCCTACAGTTGCTGGCGGTGTGATGATGCTGATTGCTTTTATTGGATTACTTGCAAATTTACTCAGTGCTTGGGTACTTATGAGAAAAGGTGATGTGAAGCATAATATCAATATGCGAAGTGCTTATTTGCATATTTTAGGTGATGCCCTTGGTTCAGTAGGTGCTATCATAGCCGGATTTTTAATGATTGCATTTTCGTGGTATCTTGCAGATCCTATCATTTCGGTAGTTGTAGCCCTTTTAATCATCAAAAGTGCCTGGTCTATCATTGTACATTCAGTGAACATTTTAATGGAGAGTGCACCATCTAATATCTCACATACTGAGATCGTTGAAGCATTAGAGTATATTGATGGGGTGTTAGATGTACATGACCTACATGTATGGACGATTACTTCCGGGTTCCCAGCACTAAGCTGTCATATTAGAATTCAAGTAGGTTTAGATTGCCAAGATATTCTTCAAAAAGCGATACATACCATAGAGCAAAGATTCAAAATTGATCATGTGACAATTCAAATAGAAACAGATAACATTCAACATAACGATTTGGTAATTTAA
- a CDS encoding ArsR/SmtB family transcription factor, with amino-acid sequence MKESEHSFLEGRTIEKASLIFKALADPTRLRIMYLLSQEECSVNHIAEVLRLSQSAVSHQLSLLRKQKLVKFTRAGNTLYYTYDDEHVIEILNQVITHVEHS; translated from the coding sequence GTGAAAGAAAGTGAACATTCGTTCCTGGAAGGAAGAACAATTGAAAAAGCATCTTTGATTTTTAAGGCGCTAGCAGATCCAACAAGACTCAGAATTATGTACTTGCTTTCACAAGAGGAGTGCTCTGTCAATCACATAGCTGAGGTTTTACGTCTTAGTCAATCAGCAGTATCGCATCAATTGAGCTTACTAAGAAAACAAAAGCTCGTGAAGTTTACGCGCGCTGGGAACACTTTATATTACACCTATGATGATGAGCACGTAATTGAGATTTTGAATCAAGTTATTACGCACGTCGAACATTCGTAA
- a CDS encoding ABC transporter ATP-binding protein, protein MIQVTNLRYSYEKTHQRVIDQISFSIEKGEILGFLGPSGAGKTTTQRILIGLLKGYEGSVSIMGKERREWGKDFFEEIGVAFDFPNLYLKLTAFENLQLIGSYYQKKPKESDIDALLTRVGLSDARNQKVEGFSKGMKMRLNFIRSLLHNPSLFFFDEPTSGLDPVNAKIVKDMIKELKEQGKTVFLTTHNMNVAEQLCDRVAFIVEGQIVAIDSPKELKVHHGMRRVKIEYYEGMKEKVVEFPMHSIKNNEELFQLLKTKEIKTIHSQEATLEDIFIKLTGRELT, encoded by the coding sequence ATGATTCAAGTAACAAATCTAAGATATAGTTATGAAAAGACACATCAGCGGGTCATCGATCAAATTAGTTTTTCGATTGAAAAAGGTGAGATTCTCGGATTTTTAGGACCAAGTGGTGCCGGGAAGACCACAACGCAACGCATTTTGATTGGATTATTAAAGGGTTACGAAGGCAGCGTATCAATCATGGGAAAGGAAAGAAGAGAATGGGGTAAGGATTTCTTCGAAGAGATTGGGGTGGCTTTTGATTTTCCGAATCTATATTTAAAGCTCACTGCCTTTGAAAATTTACAGCTTATAGGTTCGTATTATCAGAAAAAACCAAAGGAAAGCGATATTGATGCGCTGCTCACGAGAGTTGGGTTATCTGATGCTCGTAATCAAAAGGTCGAAGGATTTTCTAAGGGAATGAAGATGCGTCTTAACTTTATCCGATCTTTACTGCATAATCCAAGTTTATTCTTTTTTGATGAGCCTACATCTGGACTTGATCCAGTCAATGCGAAAATTGTAAAGGATATGATTAAGGAATTGAAGGAGCAAGGGAAAACGGTGTTCCTTACGACTCATAACATGAATGTGGCAGAACAGTTATGTGATCGAGTTGCGTTTATTGTTGAAGGGCAAATTGTTGCTATCGATAGTCCTAAGGAATTAAAAGTTCACCATGGGATGCGTAGGGTGAAAATTGAGTATTATGAGGGCATGAAGGAAAAGGTTGTAGAGTTTCCTATGCATAGTATCAAGAACAACGAGGAATTATTTCAACTATTGAAGACGAAAGAGATTAAGACCATCCATAGTCAAGAAGCTACCTTGGAAGATATATTTATTAAGCTTACTGGGAGGGAGCTGACATGA